From Acinetobacter lwoffii, a single genomic window includes:
- the kdsA gene encoding 3-deoxy-8-phosphooctulonate synthase → MSQLKPQEIVRLGDIQMANHLPFVLFGGMNVLESKDLAFEIAETYVDICTRLGIPYVFKASFDKANRSSLNSFRGPGLEKGLEWLADIKKHFNVPIITDVHEPYQAAPVAEVADIIQLPAFLSRQTDLVEAMAKTDAIINIKKAQFLAPHEMRHILHKCLEAGNDKLIICERGSAFGYNNLVVDMLGFDIMKEMNVPVFFDVTHALQTPGGRADSAGGRRAQITTLARAGMATGLAGLFLEAHPDPEKAKCDGPCALRMSQLEPFLEQLKELDTLVKGFEKLDTH, encoded by the coding sequence ATGTCGCAATTAAAACCACAAGAAATTGTACGTTTGGGCGATATACAAATGGCAAATCATTTGCCATTTGTATTATTCGGCGGAATGAATGTACTTGAATCTAAAGACCTGGCTTTTGAAATCGCAGAGACTTATGTCGATATCTGCACACGTTTGGGCATTCCTTATGTGTTCAAAGCCAGCTTTGATAAAGCCAACCGTTCAAGCCTGAACTCTTTCCGTGGGCCTGGCCTGGAAAAAGGTCTCGAGTGGTTAGCTGACATTAAAAAACACTTTAATGTACCGATCATCACCGATGTGCATGAGCCGTACCAAGCGGCTCCTGTTGCAGAAGTGGCAGACATTATTCAATTGCCAGCTTTCTTAAGCCGTCAGACGGATCTTGTGGAAGCAATGGCAAAAACGGATGCCATCATCAATATCAAAAAAGCCCAGTTCCTGGCTCCACACGAAATGCGTCATATTTTGCATAAGTGTCTGGAAGCCGGAAATGACAAGCTGATCATTTGTGAACGCGGTTCGGCATTTGGCTATAACAATCTGGTTGTAGACATGCTGGGCTTCGACATCATGAAAGAAATGAATGTCCCGGTTTTCTTTGATGTGACCCATGCCTTACAAACCCCAGGCGGCCGTGCAGATTCTGCCGGTGGTCGTCGTGCGCAAATTACAACGCTTGCACGTGCGGGTATGGCAACGGGTCTTGCAGGCTTGTTCCTGGAAGCACATCCAGATCCGGAAAAAGCCAAGTGTGATGGTCCATGTGCGCTGCGCATGTCTCAGCTTGAGCCTTTCCTGGAACAGCTAAAAGAATTGGATACCTTGGTTAAAGGTTTCGAAAAGTTAGATACACACTGA
- a CDS encoding CTP synthase: MTHFIFVTGGVVSSLGKGISAASVAALLEARGLKVTMVKMDPYINVDPGTMSPFQHGEVFVTEDGAETDLDLGYYERFLRRAKMTKLNNFTSGRVYQDVLNKERRGDYLGGTVQVIPHITDNIKERVLRAGEGYDVAIVEIGGTVGDIESLPFMESVRQLMVELGHKRTMLMHLTLLPYIKSAAELKTKPTQHSVKELLSIGIQPDILICRTEYDVDADTTRKIALFTNVEARAVVVCKDARSIYQIPRTFYEQNVDDLICERFGYNDLPEADLTDWDNVVEALLNPEYTVRVAMVGKYVELPDAYKSVNEALLHAGIQNRVKVQIDYVNAEELESQDVAEVLKDADAILVPGGFGERGTEGKMKAIQFARENGVPFLGICLGMQLAVIEYARNVADIADATSTEFNRSTKSPLIGLITEWLDERGEVQQRSADSDLGGTMRLGAQKSELVAGTKTAEVYGSEEIIERHRHRYEMNNRYIPVLEEKGMKISGYSPVQHLVETVEIPAHPWFIAVQFHPEFTSSPRDGHPLFAGFIDAAKKQYQKTK; this comes from the coding sequence ATGACCCATTTTATTTTCGTTACTGGTGGTGTAGTTTCATCACTAGGTAAAGGTATTTCAGCTGCTTCTGTTGCTGCACTTTTAGAAGCTCGTGGTTTAAAAGTGACCATGGTAAAAATGGATCCATACATTAATGTCGATCCAGGGACAATGAGCCCATTCCAGCATGGTGAAGTTTTTGTTACAGAAGATGGTGCTGAAACAGACTTAGACTTGGGTTACTACGAACGTTTCTTGCGTCGTGCGAAAATGACCAAATTGAATAACTTCACATCAGGCCGTGTTTACCAGGATGTTCTAAATAAAGAACGCCGTGGCGACTACCTGGGTGGTACTGTGCAAGTTATTCCACACATTACTGACAATATCAAAGAGCGTGTACTTCGTGCAGGCGAAGGTTATGACGTTGCGATCGTAGAGATCGGCGGTACTGTAGGTGACATTGAATCTCTCCCATTCATGGAATCTGTACGTCAGTTGATGGTAGAGCTTGGTCATAAACGTACCATGTTAATGCACTTAACGTTACTCCCATACATTAAGTCTGCAGCAGAATTAAAAACCAAACCAACACAGCACTCTGTTAAAGAACTCCTGTCGATTGGTATTCAGCCAGACATTCTCATCTGCCGTACAGAATACGATGTAGATGCAGATACGACGCGTAAGATTGCATTATTTACTAACGTTGAAGCACGTGCCGTTGTGGTATGTAAAGATGCACGTTCGATCTACCAGATTCCACGTACATTCTACGAACAAAATGTTGACGATTTAATCTGTGAACGTTTTGGTTATAACGATCTTCCTGAAGCTGACTTAACAGATTGGGATAACGTTGTAGAAGCACTGCTGAACCCTGAATACACCGTACGTGTTGCAATGGTCGGTAAATACGTTGAACTTCCAGATGCATACAAGTCTGTCAACGAAGCACTTCTACATGCGGGTATTCAAAACCGTGTGAAAGTTCAGATTGACTACGTAAACGCTGAAGAGCTTGAAAGCCAAGATGTAGCAGAAGTATTGAAAGATGCTGATGCGATTCTGGTTCCTGGCGGTTTCGGTGAGCGCGGTACTGAAGGCAAAATGAAGGCGATTCAATTCGCACGTGAGAACGGTGTGCCGTTCCTCGGTATTTGCTTGGGTATGCAGTTGGCTGTGATCGAATACGCACGTAATGTTGCTGATATTGCAGACGCGACCTCGACTGAATTTAACCGTTCAACCAAATCTCCATTGATTGGTTTAATTACTGAATGGTTAGATGAGCGTGGTGAAGTTCAGCAACGTTCTGCTGATTCTGATCTGGGTGGCACGATGCGTTTAGGCGCGCAAAAATCTGAACTGGTTGCAGGGACTAAAACTGCAGAAGTTTATGGTTCTGAAGAAATCATCGAGCGTCACCGTCACCGTTACGAGATGAACAACCGTTATATCCCAGTGCTGGAAGAAAAAGGCATGAAGATTTCTGGTTATTCTCCGGTACAGCATCTGGTAGAAACTGTTGAAATTCCTGCACATCCTTGGTTTATTGCAGTACAATTCCACCCGGAATTTACCAGCTCGCCACGTGATGGTCACCCATTATTTGCCGGTTTCATTGATGCTGCGAAAAAGCAGTACCAAAAAACCAAATAA
- a CDS encoding YheT family hydrolase, producing the protein MKMLLKKLGQLSSEYLDRFSGADEPTLYYHPNGVFSGLIERLPQLQQKYRPTPWLANAHAHILYFDLIKKRTIKLKYDALEQLKMSDGGITGIAWYGLDLPASTPTIVLLHTITGSPESMRELVRDLHKHTGWRVALCLRRGHADLPMPVPKMNLFGSTQDLREQLLYIQDRFPQSDLYGVGSSAGTGLLVRYLGEEGEQTPLKAAFALCPGYNTETGFANVHPFYSKVMAKKLIKRFIHPYQETWQVCPSWKQLLDVKDLSEFEKLYFELAGFTDYASYTQATNPIYVFESIKIPLMILNAEDDPVCHIRNLEPYKEKIRAMSNIMVITTKKGSHCGFYQGLMQTESWATRLMADYLIHLSRAPATVSA; encoded by the coding sequence ATGAAAATGTTGCTTAAAAAATTGGGTCAGCTTTCCAGTGAATATCTGGATCGTTTCAGCGGAGCAGACGAACCGACCCTGTATTACCATCCGAATGGTGTATTTTCAGGACTCATTGAGCGCTTACCGCAGCTGCAACAAAAATATCGTCCTACGCCGTGGTTAGCCAATGCACACGCACATATTCTGTATTTTGATTTAATTAAAAAACGTACCATTAAGCTGAAATACGATGCGCTTGAACAGCTGAAAATGTCAGATGGCGGAATTACCGGTATTGCCTGGTATGGGCTGGATCTTCCGGCAAGTACGCCAACCATTGTCTTACTCCATACTATTACCGGTTCTCCTGAATCGATGCGTGAACTGGTTCGCGATCTGCATAAACATACCGGTTGGCGTGTGGCATTGTGTTTACGCCGTGGTCATGCAGACTTACCCATGCCTGTGCCTAAAATGAACCTGTTTGGTTCAACTCAGGATCTGCGTGAACAACTCTTGTATATACAGGACAGATTTCCTCAGTCCGATCTCTATGGAGTTGGCTCTTCTGCGGGTACGGGATTGTTGGTGCGTTATCTGGGTGAAGAGGGTGAACAAACCCCACTCAAAGCAGCTTTTGCTTTATGTCCTGGCTATAACACTGAAACCGGTTTTGCCAATGTGCATCCGTTTTACAGTAAAGTCATGGCCAAAAAACTGATTAAGCGCTTTATTCATCCTTATCAAGAAACCTGGCAGGTCTGCCCAAGCTGGAAACAGTTATTAGACGTTAAAGATCTGTCCGAATTTGAAAAACTCTATTTTGAACTGGCTGGATTTACGGATTATGCCAGTTATACCCAGGCAACCAATCCGATTTATGTGTTTGAAAGTATCAAAATTCCGCTGATGATTCTAAATGCGGAGGATGATCCGGTGTGTCACATCCGAAATTTAGAACCTTATAAAGAAAAAATTCGGGCGATGTCTAATATTATGGTGATTACCACCAAAAAAGGCAGTCATTGCGGCTTTTATCAGGGCTTGATGCAAACCGAATCTTGGGCTACCCGACTAATGGCAGACTATTTGATTCACTTATCTCGTGCACCGGCAACAGTATCTGCTTAA
- a CDS encoding nuclear transport factor 2 family protein codes for MTIENTRKSIVRWHEMLETRDMSILNELLAEEVVFRSPVAFQPYPGKQMVFFILTNVIQVFENFTYHREFISEDGNNVVLEFSANVGDKKLKGVDMIQFNEKGQMIDFEVMIRPKSGLEALAVQMGQRMQSFQAKT; via the coding sequence ATGACCATCGAAAATACCAGAAAATCCATTGTACGCTGGCATGAAATGCTAGAAACCCGTGATATGTCGATCTTGAATGAACTACTTGCTGAAGAAGTGGTATTTCGTTCACCCGTAGCGTTTCAGCCTTATCCTGGAAAACAGATGGTATTTTTTATTTTGACCAATGTCATTCAAGTCTTTGAAAACTTCACTTATCACCGTGAATTTATAAGTGAAGATGGTAACAATGTCGTACTTGAGTTTTCTGCCAATGTGGGCGATAAAAAACTAAAGGGAGTTGACATGATTCAGTTTAATGAAAAGGGTCAGATGATTGATTTTGAAGTCATGATCCGACCTAAGTCCGGACTTGAAGCCTTGGCTGTACAGATGGGCCAGCGGATGCAATCATTCCAAGCTAAAACTTAA
- a CDS encoding NADPH-dependent 2,4-dienoyl-CoA reductase, whose product MSKYPNLLAPLNLGFTTLKNRVLMGSMHVGLEEAPGGYDRMAAFYAERAKGGVALIVTGGISPNDHGVTFHGGSKLDTIEEAEKHKVITQAVHEAGGKIAMQILHTGRYSYQAENVAPSPIQAPINPVKPHALTSAEVQQTIDDFANCAKLAQYAGYDGVEIMGSEGYLINEFIAARTNHRDDEWGGSYANRIRFPIEIVRRTREMVGENFIIIYRLSMLDLVEGGSTLEEVIQLAKEIEKAGATIINTGIGWHEARIPTIATKVPRAAFTWVTRKLKGQVKIPLITSNRINTPEMAEYVLASGDADMISMARPMLADSEFVLKAEQGRSDEINTCIGCNQACLDHIFSMKIATCLVNPRACYETELIFKETNVAKNIAVIGAGPAGLSFAVYAANRGHQVTVFEAAAQIGGQFNIAKTIPGKEEFYETLRYFKRQIELQPRIKLQLNHKASLEELAQSNFDDIVVATGVTPRQLEIPGIDHAKVLSYLDVLKERKPVGQRVAIIGAGGIGFDTAEFLSHEGESGSINPEKFYDEWGIDTDYENVGGLKAANVEKPQREIYLLQRKAASVGASLGKTTGWIHRTGLKHRDVKMIAGANYEKIDDQGLHIVVNDKPAVLEVDHVIICAGQESYTAMFDELKAAGKNVHLIGGAKEAGELDAKRAIRQGAELAAVI is encoded by the coding sequence ATGTCTAAATATCCGAATTTACTTGCCCCATTGAACTTGGGTTTTACCACACTTAAAAACCGCGTATTAATGGGTTCCATGCACGTTGGTCTTGAAGAAGCACCCGGCGGATATGATCGGATGGCAGCTTTTTATGCAGAGCGCGCCAAAGGTGGAGTCGCTTTAATCGTCACCGGCGGGATTTCACCAAATGATCATGGCGTAACGTTTCATGGCGGTTCCAAACTTGACACCATTGAAGAAGCTGAAAAGCATAAGGTGATTACCCAGGCCGTACATGAAGCGGGCGGGAAAATTGCCATGCAGATTCTGCATACCGGACGTTATTCTTATCAGGCTGAAAATGTCGCGCCATCCCCAATTCAGGCACCGATCAATCCAGTCAAACCGCATGCTTTAACTTCGGCTGAGGTGCAGCAAACCATTGATGATTTTGCCAATTGTGCCAAGCTGGCTCAATACGCCGGTTATGACGGTGTAGAAATCATGGGCTCGGAAGGCTATCTGATTAACGAATTTATTGCAGCACGTACCAACCATCGTGATGATGAGTGGGGTGGAAGCTATGCAAACCGCATCCGTTTCCCGATTGAAATCGTACGCCGTACACGTGAAATGGTCGGTGAGAACTTTATCATTATTTATCGCCTATCTATGCTGGATCTGGTCGAAGGCGGTTCAACTCTGGAAGAAGTCATCCAGTTGGCCAAAGAAATTGAAAAAGCTGGTGCCACCATTATCAATACCGGCATTGGCTGGCATGAAGCGCGTATTCCGACGATTGCCACTAAAGTGCCTCGTGCAGCCTTCACCTGGGTGACGCGTAAGCTGAAAGGTCAGGTGAAGATCCCTTTAATCACTTCAAACCGTATCAATACTCCGGAAATGGCTGAATATGTATTGGCGTCTGGTGATGCTGATATGATTTCCATGGCCCGCCCAATGTTGGCAGACTCTGAGTTTGTCCTGAAAGCGGAGCAGGGTCGTAGCGATGAGATCAATACCTGTATCGGTTGTAATCAGGCCTGTCTGGATCATATTTTCTCAATGAAAATTGCCACCTGTCTGGTCAATCCACGTGCCTGCTATGAAACAGAGCTCATTTTTAAAGAAACCAATGTAGCAAAAAATATTGCCGTGATTGGTGCAGGTCCTGCAGGTTTAAGTTTTGCTGTATATGCGGCAAATCGCGGTCATCAGGTGACGGTATTTGAAGCCGCTGCTCAGATTGGTGGGCAGTTTAATATTGCCAAGACCATTCCAGGCAAGGAAGAGTTTTATGAAACCTTGCGTTATTTCAAACGCCAGATTGAATTACAGCCACGTATTAAATTGCAGCTGAACCATAAGGCGAGTCTGGAAGAACTGGCTCAGTCAAACTTTGATGACATTGTGGTGGCAACAGGCGTGACACCGCGTCAGCTTGAGATTCCGGGCATTGATCATGCAAAAGTACTGTCTTATCTGGATGTTCTGAAAGAGCGTAAGCCAGTGGGGCAGCGAGTTGCCATTATTGGTGCAGGCGGTATTGGTTTTGATACAGCCGAATTCCTGAGCCATGAAGGGGAAAGTGGCAGTATCAATCCGGAAAAATTCTATGATGAATGGGGTATTGATACTGACTATGAAAATGTCGGTGGCTTAAAAGCCGCAAATGTAGAAAAACCGCAACGTGAAATTTATTTATTGCAACGTAAAGCCGCTTCAGTCGGCGCGAGTCTGGGTAAAACCACAGGCTGGATTCATCGTACCGGTTTAAAACACCGTGACGTAAAAATGATTGCGGGCGCCAATTATGAAAAAATTGATGATCAGGGCTTACATATCGTCGTGAATGACAAACCTGCAGTGCTGGAAGTCGATCACGTGATCATTTGTGCCGGTCAGGAATCTTATACCGCCATGTTTGATGAGCTAAAAGCAGCCGGGAAAAATGTGCATCTGATTGGTGGAGCGAAAGAAGCGGGTGAGCTGGATGCCAAGCGTGCAATCCGTCAGGGTGCTGAATTGGCGGCGGTGATCTGA
- a CDS encoding PadR family transcriptional regulator yields the protein MSLAHVLLTSLIEKPSTGIELARRFDRSMGFFWNATHQQIYRELNAMLQKGWISTIEEEDSNSRKKTYQVERLGREELANWMLQQSPPAQLREELMVRLRAEAQLGGNNTLAELERHLELHKEKLKTYQQIFAKDFAQADETDRTLYIHKMILQLGIDQELGWISWLEQVIPRLQQFDAQQL from the coding sequence ATGTCTTTAGCGCATGTTTTATTGACCAGCCTGATTGAAAAACCTAGCACCGGAATCGAACTGGCTCGCCGTTTTGACCGTTCCATGGGCTTCTTCTGGAATGCCACTCATCAGCAGATTTATCGCGAGCTGAATGCCATGCTGCAAAAAGGCTGGATTTCGACGATAGAAGAGGAAGACTCGAATAGCCGCAAAAAGACTTATCAGGTAGAACGTCTGGGCCGCGAAGAACTGGCCAACTGGATGTTGCAACAGAGCCCACCAGCACAATTACGTGAAGAGCTGATGGTACGTTTACGTGCCGAAGCCCAACTTGGTGGCAATAACACTTTGGCAGAGCTGGAACGCCATCTGGAACTGCATAAAGAGAAATTGAAAACCTATCAGCAGATTTTTGCCAAGGACTTTGCTCAAGCGGACGAAACTGACCGTACCTTATATATTCATAAAATGATTCTGCAACTGGGAATTGATCAGGAACTGGGTTGGATTTCCTGGCTGGAACAGGTTATTCCGCGACTGCAACAATTTGACGCACAACAATTATAA
- a CDS encoding alpha/beta fold hydrolase: MPFYRMPDGEQLFVREYGRGQPVLVLSGLGMLSWQWKAFLYPHQKNFCFIIPEWRGFGASSRCKIPQDLDAISSHWLDVRSVLTQLELDQVIVIAYSMGATTAMHGMHYDNFASQISAYLHIDQTPKIPVDDAWDFGLFGPRYQEFIDILQQLSVLLTQYQQVELIRDLDVSVRKQIAALWLKFIQLQNQQKYSLKAFEFILNQPRLQSLLMPSSRVDYMAWYINNYLYHREDYREALAQLSCSVTFFSGVQSKLYPFEGQRLIAESLPQAKQILFSKSGHTPLLTEPLKFARELGIFLNENSQSSTSAA; encoded by the coding sequence ATGCCCTTTTATCGCATGCCCGATGGTGAACAGCTGTTTGTACGCGAATATGGTCGGGGACAGCCGGTACTGGTACTCTCTGGACTTGGCATGCTGAGCTGGCAATGGAAAGCTTTTCTCTATCCGCATCAGAAAAATTTCTGTTTCATTATTCCAGAATGGCGCGGCTTTGGGGCTTCCAGTCGCTGTAAAATTCCGCAAGATCTCGATGCAATTTCCAGTCACTGGCTGGATGTGCGTTCAGTTCTGACCCAGCTAGAATTAGATCAAGTCATCGTCATTGCCTATTCCATGGGTGCAACCACCGCAATGCACGGCATGCATTATGACAACTTTGCCAGTCAGATTTCTGCTTATTTGCACATTGATCAGACTCCCAAAATTCCGGTCGATGATGCCTGGGATTTTGGTCTTTTTGGTCCACGTTATCAGGAATTTATCGACATCCTGCAGCAGCTCTCTGTCCTACTTACGCAATATCAGCAAGTTGAATTGATCCGTGATCTTGACGTTTCTGTCCGTAAACAAATTGCCGCCCTATGGCTAAAGTTTATTCAGCTACAAAATCAACAAAAATATAGTCTGAAAGCTTTCGAATTCATTTTGAATCAACCTCGCCTGCAAAGTCTGTTAATGCCTTCCAGCCGGGTGGATTATATGGCGTGGTATATCAACAATTATTTATACCATCGTGAGGATTACCGAGAGGCATTGGCCCAGCTCAGCTGTTCGGTGACTTTCTTTAGCGGCGTACAATCCAAGTTGTATCCTTTTGAAGGTCAGCGCCTGATTGCAGAAAGCCTGCCTCAGGCCAAACAGATACTTTTCAGCAAATCCGGCCATACACCTTTACTGACTGAACCGCTAAAATTTGCCCGAGAACTTGGCATCTTTTTAAATGAAAATTCACAATCTAGCACTTCAGCTGCCTAA
- a CDS encoding SIR2 family NAD-dependent protein deacylase — protein MKKLVAFSGAGMSAESGIHTFRDSDGLWEQYRIEEVATPEAWAKNPELVQRFYNARRKNILEAQPNAAHQLIADLENEFDVHVITQNIDDLHERAGSSKVIHLHGNIRLAKSSGPDAQSTTEFYPIEGSELDLNQHFCKAGYPLRPHVVWFGEAVPAYEEAQDCVQDADIFVVIGTSLQVYPVAGLIHEIPAKCPAYYIDPKAEQQHLPAQFYKIPQNATDGMQTLLGLLKSGN, from the coding sequence ATGAAAAAGTTGGTGGCTTTTTCCGGTGCAGGCATGAGCGCCGAAAGTGGCATTCATACTTTTCGCGACAGTGATGGACTTTGGGAACAATACCGGATTGAAGAGGTCGCGACACCTGAAGCTTGGGCCAAAAATCCAGAACTGGTGCAACGCTTTTATAATGCCCGCCGTAAAAACATTCTGGAAGCACAGCCGAATGCCGCACATCAATTAATTGCCGATCTTGAAAATGAGTTTGATGTGCATGTAATCACCCAGAATATTGATGACTTGCATGAACGTGCCGGCAGCTCCAAGGTGATCCATTTACATGGCAATATTCGCCTGGCCAAAAGCTCAGGCCCCGATGCACAAAGCACAACCGAGTTTTATCCAATTGAAGGCTCTGAATTAGATTTAAATCAACACTTTTGTAAGGCAGGCTATCCGCTGCGTCCTCATGTGGTCTGGTTTGGCGAAGCCGTACCCGCGTATGAAGAAGCTCAAGACTGTGTACAGGATGCCGATATTTTCGTGGTGATTGGCACCAGCCTTCAAGTTTATCCAGTTGCCGGGTTAATTCATGAGATTCCTGCGAAATGTCCGGCCTATTACATCGACCCGAAAGCCGAGCAGCAGCATTTGCCTGCACAGTTTTACAAAATCCCCCAAAACGCGACCGATGGCATGCAAACACTGCTAGGTTTACTGAAATCCGGGAATTAA
- a CDS encoding LysR substrate-binding domain-containing protein has protein sequence MLSDLDDFYCFAQVVEHGGFSAAERATDIPKSKLSRRVFNLEERLGVRLIQRSSRHFAVTDIGMNIYRHAQVMLSAAQAAHDLVDHLSTEPRGTIKVSLPVSIAQNELAKILPDFLKKYPEIKVQMMITNRRVDIINEGFDLALRVRSSLDDDPNLVIRQFEKIEQHLFASQGYLNEFGELKNPEQLAEHKILSMAEDHTEQFLTLQNEQQEQKKIRVSPTVMGSDLNMLAQLAASGSGVTLLPDNVVEQYVASGELVRVLPDWKAPHGIFHVVYPSRRGLLPAVRVFIDYLVAELNRR, from the coding sequence ATGCTGTCTGATCTGGATGACTTTTACTGTTTCGCTCAGGTGGTGGAACATGGCGGCTTTAGTGCAGCCGAACGTGCGACCGATATTCCCAAATCCAAACTCAGCCGTCGGGTGTTTAATCTGGAAGAGCGTCTGGGTGTACGTCTGATTCAGCGCAGTTCTCGTCATTTTGCCGTCACCGATATCGGCATGAATATTTACCGGCATGCCCAAGTTATGCTGAGTGCTGCACAGGCGGCGCATGATCTGGTGGACCACCTGAGTACCGAACCGCGCGGAACTATTAAAGTCAGCTTGCCCGTCTCTATTGCCCAAAACGAACTGGCAAAAATTCTGCCGGATTTTTTGAAAAAATATCCTGAAATTAAAGTCCAGATGATGATCACCAATCGACGGGTCGATATTATCAATGAAGGCTTTGATCTGGCCTTACGTGTCCGTTCCAGCCTGGATGATGACCCGAATCTGGTGATCCGCCAGTTTGAAAAAATTGAGCAGCATCTATTTGCCAGTCAAGGTTATTTAAATGAATTTGGTGAACTGAAAAACCCTGAGCAACTGGCTGAACATAAAATTCTGAGTATGGCTGAAGATCATACCGAACAGTTTCTGACCCTACAAAATGAACAGCAGGAACAGAAAAAAATCCGTGTCAGTCCCACAGTTATGGGGTCTGATTTAAATATGCTGGCACAACTGGCCGCCTCAGGCTCAGGCGTCACTTTGCTGCCAGATAATGTGGTCGAGCAGTACGTGGCAAGTGGTGAACTGGTTCGAGTGCTTCCTGACTGGAAAGCACCGCATGGTATTTTCCATGTGGTTTATCCTTCACGTCGCGGCTTATTGCCCGCAGTCCGGGTCTTTATTGATTATTTGGTTGCTGAATTAAATCGGCGCTAA
- the map gene encoding type I methionyl aminopeptidase, whose translation MRATAISLKTEQDVEKLRISGRLAAEVLAMIGEHVKPGVTTEYLDDLCHDFIVNTLKVTPANIGYYGYTKTTCISPNEVVCHGIPSSKLVLQDGDIINIDVAIIKDGYFGDTSRMYYVGTPSPEAKRLVNTTYEAMVAGIHAVKPGATLGDIGYAIQTVAQREGYSIVREYCGHGIGKVYHEQPNILHYGQPGQGIKLVPGMVFTIEPMVNMGKARVKELKDGWTVVTTDKSWSAQWEHMVYVTETGFEVLSPWPEGTGEYSEI comes from the coding sequence ATGCGAGCTACAGCGATTAGTCTTAAAACTGAGCAAGATGTTGAAAAATTGCGGATATCTGGGCGTTTGGCTGCAGAGGTTTTAGCGATGATCGGGGAGCATGTCAAGCCAGGTGTCACGACTGAATATCTGGATGATCTCTGTCATGATTTTATTGTAAATACATTAAAGGTGACGCCAGCCAATATTGGCTATTATGGCTATACTAAAACCACCTGTATTTCACCGAATGAAGTGGTTTGTCACGGCATTCCATCATCGAAACTCGTTCTTCAGGATGGCGATATTATCAATATTGATGTTGCCATTATTAAAGACGGTTATTTCGGTGATACCAGCCGGATGTACTATGTCGGAACTCCATCTCCAGAAGCCAAGCGACTGGTCAATACCACCTATGAAGCTATGGTAGCCGGGATTCATGCAGTGAAGCCGGGCGCGACCCTGGGTGATATTGGTTATGCGATTCAAACGGTCGCACAGCGTGAAGGCTATTCCATCGTGCGCGAATATTGCGGTCATGGCATCGGCAAGGTCTATCACGAACAGCCAAACATTCTGCATTACGGACAGCCAGGACAGGGCATTAAACTGGTTCCGGGTATGGTGTTCACCATTGAGCCAATGGTGAATATGGGTAAAGCTCGCGTCAAAGAGCTGAAAGATGGCTGGACTGTGGTCACCACGGATAAATCCTGGTCTGCGCAATGGGAACATATGGTCTATGTGACTGAAACCGGGTTTGAAGTCTTGTCGCCTTGGCCTGAAGGTACAGGTGAGTATTCGGAAATTTAA